From Terriglobia bacterium, one genomic window encodes:
- a CDS encoding beta-galactosidase trimerization domain-containing protein produces MKMSRSVIRSARIAASVFLTACCIWVTARSVSSAADAQPKSEKRIDAPFTMDVKTPHVAWAQPWAGNPVHALVVPSVSEGRTLAELAERFPITYDTVMIDTAWDVNTWTVGTGKNYEARNYKLTYQYLSEDLASSAHYDVIVLPSLFGWNRLPQEARDAILKRVQEGAGLVLIHPTTGVPAPGEPPVEQAMNIHAPEVAVAPGGKLWEVSPLIDCLSDQLDSSGHLHVLPNAVNGGAWKAVAESFITDNVPFDSFPAEYLKHYKYRLGPEAKLLVEGPEGEPIVATKMFGKGRVVALGYVNHGLSPDIDWNFLGKQDDHWWEYFYSLLGRSIMWAGGEDPQVRLLPLRVESRAAGAKTLTVALENRAPIRRGELSVKLVNQWGAEQGSVTKPVRLKRGSNRIVLDLPGAASAGRNDVDVILSSDGKRYAWGSVSFAVRQPVRIVSIITDKKFYGLGDRMQVTVRIDRSGAATTGGAPVPRKENLSGPAKVRVDLLDNRQRLVGTVTEAAPAAREGVIHAALPVGNYTTNIGWVRAALLGGDAAGENIIDQSQTRVEFVSLDRKFGAYELILPWYGPPSYEPWEPTLEEQFRKIGVTVVGRPQNNFKLIAEVNSPGFGVYWYRRKPYLEQKAQYLKTHDTKYLIREPDLSSPEWLDKLRAAIVDSMKEDEPYAPLAYYLADESSLTSYGDPLDFSWSKPTLAALRVWLRGQYSSLEALNTEWETDYKAWDDVMPLTTREAQAKGNYAGWMDHRTFMEQAFARALEVAAETVKAQDPGGLPSISGTQAPGPSNAVNWYLLDHVVGYLQPYSEDDQDDLHRSIHAGQILTGFTGYERFGAELRHELWHRLLAGQTGASLFWHYTALNADLTLTQQGRDLAALTNEFRNEGLALLLRGAERENCGIAVHYSLLSVRGHWITDGHIAPDEVSDGDKTSANLKRFHQDRTNWLEALRDAGYSYDFVTTEQIDKGSLASYKVLVLPDSIALSKAEVTAIREFVRRGGLLIADAQTGLMDGHARWATGGLLDDVLGVEHTNARAEAKDAGPLTLHASWDGQGMPAMVTPAEAELKVTSGKAGFSEGGTPFLIENSFGAGRAVTLNFWMSNYHKLRDAGKNGPMLKLLEHYLREDGAQPVADISNANGQRIGCSEIVGYRKGEVRYLAVLPGVGCRDAGPVTLRLPSQRYVYNLREHRLLGKVSDVQETLTEGEPLFLALSLEPLGSLRVTALGAGAGGSLRVKEGGAAAFRIQLSMPGGQSDFPEAVHVDVRNPDGKVLSYYGRNLSLEDGEARFSVALALDDRPGEWQVTVRGPYAHQTSSASFQVVN; encoded by the coding sequence ATGAAAATGTCGAGATCAGTTATTCGCAGTGCTCGAATTGCAGCCAGCGTGTTTCTGACGGCGTGTTGCATCTGGGTTACCGCGCGCAGCGTGAGTTCAGCCGCGGATGCGCAGCCGAAATCCGAAAAGCGCATTGACGCCCCCTTCACCATGGACGTGAAGACGCCGCATGTTGCCTGGGCGCAGCCGTGGGCCGGAAACCCGGTCCACGCCCTGGTGGTGCCCAGCGTCAGCGAAGGACGAACGCTGGCGGAGCTGGCGGAACGCTTTCCCATTACCTATGACACGGTAATGATTGACACCGCCTGGGACGTGAATACCTGGACAGTGGGCACAGGCAAGAATTACGAAGCGCGGAATTACAAGCTGACCTATCAATATCTTTCCGAAGACCTTGCCAGCAGCGCGCATTACGACGTGATTGTCTTGCCCAGCCTGTTCGGATGGAACCGGCTGCCGCAGGAGGCTCGCGACGCGATTCTGAAGCGCGTTCAGGAAGGCGCGGGACTGGTCCTGATCCACCCCACCACCGGAGTTCCCGCGCCCGGCGAGCCGCCGGTAGAGCAAGCGATGAACATCCATGCGCCGGAGGTTGCGGTGGCGCCCGGCGGAAAGCTTTGGGAGGTGTCGCCGCTGATCGATTGCCTGTCCGATCAATTGGACAGCAGCGGACACTTGCACGTTCTTCCCAATGCCGTCAACGGCGGGGCATGGAAGGCGGTGGCGGAGAGTTTTATCACGGATAACGTCCCGTTCGATTCGTTTCCCGCCGAATACCTGAAGCATTACAAGTATCGCCTGGGACCGGAGGCGAAGCTGCTGGTGGAAGGGCCCGAGGGCGAGCCCATCGTAGCCACCAAAATGTTCGGGAAGGGCAGGGTGGTGGCGCTCGGCTATGTGAACCACGGCCTCTCGCCGGACATCGACTGGAATTTTCTCGGCAAGCAGGACGACCACTGGTGGGAGTATTTTTATTCGCTGCTCGGCCGGTCGATCATGTGGGCAGGCGGCGAGGACCCGCAGGTCCGCCTGCTTCCGCTGCGCGTGGAGAGCCGCGCTGCCGGCGCAAAGACTCTTACCGTTGCTCTCGAGAACCGCGCGCCCATCAGGAGGGGCGAGCTTTCGGTGAAGCTTGTCAACCAGTGGGGCGCGGAGCAGGGAAGCGTCACAAAACCTGTGCGGCTGAAGCGCGGCAGCAACAGAATCGTGCTGGACCTGCCCGGCGCGGCCTCTGCCGGGCGTAATGACGTTGACGTTATTTTATCCTCGGACGGCAAGCGCTACGCCTGGGGGTCGGTGTCTTTTGCGGTCCGGCAGCCGGTCAGGATCGTTTCCATCATCACGGACAAAAAGTTCTACGGGCTCGGCGACCGGATGCAGGTGACGGTGAGGATAGATCGCAGCGGAGCCGCCACCACGGGCGGGGCGCCCGTGCCACGCAAAGAGAACTTGAGCGGGCCGGCAAAAGTTCGCGTGGACCTGCTTGACAATCGCCAGCGCCTCGTTGGCACGGTGACGGAAGCGGCCCCTGCGGCCCGCGAGGGCGTTATCCACGCTGCGCTTCCGGTGGGAAATTACACCACCAACATCGGCTGGGTGCGCGCGGCGCTGCTGGGCGGCGACGCGGCGGGCGAGAACATCATCGATCAATCGCAGACGCGGGTTGAATTCGTCAGCCTCGACCGGAAGTTCGGAGCTTATGAGCTGATTCTGCCCTGGTACGGTCCGCCGTCCTACGAACCTTGGGAGCCCACGCTCGAAGAGCAATTCCGAAAGATCGGCGTGACGGTGGTGGGGCGTCCGCAGAACAACTTCAAGCTGATCGCGGAGGTCAACTCGCCCGGCTTTGGCGTTTACTGGTACCGGCGCAAGCCTTACCTGGAGCAGAAGGCCCAGTATCTCAAGACCCACGACACCAAATATCTCATTCGTGAGCCGGACCTTTCGAGCCCCGAATGGCTCGACAAACTGCGGGCCGCCATCGTTGATTCGATGAAAGAGGACGAGCCCTACGCGCCGCTTGCTTATTATCTCGCGGATGAATCTTCGCTGACCTCCTATGGCGATCCGCTGGATTTTTCGTGGTCCAAGCCGACCCTGGCGGCCCTCAGGGTCTGGCTTCGCGGCCAGTATTCAAGCCTGGAGGCGCTGAACACGGAGTGGGAGACGGACTACAAGGCCTGGGACGACGTCATGCCGCTCACCACCCGCGAGGCGCAGGCCAAAGGAAATTATGCCGGCTGGATGGACCATCGCACCTTCATGGAACAGGCGTTCGCGCGCGCCCTCGAGGTGGCGGCGGAAACGGTGAAGGCTCAGGACCCTGGCGGCCTGCCCAGCATCTCCGGCACGCAGGCGCCTGGGCCGTCGAATGCGGTCAACTGGTACCTGCTGGACCACGTGGTCGGGTATCTGCAGCCTTATTCGGAGGACGATCAGGATGACCTGCACCGCTCGATCCACGCAGGCCAGATTCTGACGGGCTTCACCGGCTATGAGCGATTCGGCGCGGAATTGCGCCACGAGCTCTGGCACCGGCTGCTGGCAGGACAGACGGGAGCGTCGCTCTTCTGGCACTACACGGCGCTGAATGCCGACCTGACGCTCACCCAGCAGGGGCGCGATCTCGCTGCGCTGACCAACGAATTCCGCAATGAGGGCTTGGCGCTGCTGCTGCGCGGCGCCGAGCGTGAGAATTGCGGCATTGCCGTCCACTACTCGCTGCTGAGTGTTCGCGGCCACTGGATTACCGACGGCCATATTGCTCCGGACGAGGTGAGCGATGGTGACAAAACTTCCGCGAACCTCAAGCGGTTCCATCAGGACCGCACCAACTGGCTCGAGGCGCTGCGCGATGCCGGATACTCATATGATTTTGTGACCACCGAGCAGATCGACAAGGGCAGCCTGGCAAGCTACAAGGTGCTGGTGCTGCCGGATTCCATCGCGCTCTCGAAAGCGGAGGTGACCGCCATCCGCGAATTCGTGCGGCGTGGCGGCCTGCTGATCGCCGATGCGCAGACTGGCCTGATGGACGGCCATGCGCGCTGGGCAACCGGCGGGCTGCTCGATGATGTGCTGGGCGTCGAGCACACGAACGCGCGCGCGGAAGCGAAGGACGCCGGACCGCTTACGCTGCATGCGTCGTGGGATGGGCAGGGAATGCCGGCGATGGTTACTCCCGCCGAGGCGGAGCTGAAAGTTACTTCCGGCAAGGCCGGCTTCAGCGAAGGGGGCACGCCCTTCCTGATTGAGAATTCTTTCGGCGCGGGACGGGCGGTAACGCTGAATTTCTGGATGAGCAATTATCACAAGCTGCGGGATGCCGGGAAGAATGGCCCCATGCTGAAGCTGCTGGAGCATTACCTGCGTGAGGACGGAGCGCAGCCCGTCGCAGACATCAGCAATGCTAATGGGCAGCGGATTGGCTGCTCGGAAATTGTGGGGTACAGGAAAGGCGAAGTCCGCTACCTGGCGGTGCTTCCGGGCGTTGGCTGCCGGGACGCGGGGCCGGTGACCCTGCGCCTTCCGTCCCAGCGATATGTCTACAATTTGAGAGAGCATCGCCTGCTGGGTAAGGTTTCAGATGTGCAAGAGACGCTCACAGAGGGCGAGCCGCTGTTCCTGGCGCTCTCTCTGGAACCCCTTGGCAGCCTGAGAGTTACCGCACTGGGCGCGGGCGCCGGCGGGAGCCTGAGGGTAAAGGAGGGAGGCGCGGCCGCTTTCCGCATTCAACTCTCGATGCCTGGCGGGCAGAGCGATTTTCCGGAGGCCGTCCATGTGGATGTTCGCAACCCGGATGGGAAAGTCCTTTCATATTACGGCAGAAACCTTTCTCTTGAGGATGGCGAGGCACGGTTCAGCGTGGCGCTGGCGCTCGATGACCGGCCTGGAGAATGGCAGGTGACGGTGCGCGGACCGTATGCCCACCAGACCTCTTCCGCCAGTTTTCAGGTGGTAAACTAG
- a CDS encoding TonB-dependent receptor gives MRSLLKVLCLVLVLAFGAMQQKAWAQGAVGTLNGTVMDPSGAVVPGATVIATNTATGVASKTTTTSAGAYTLPYLPYGTYSIRASAPGFQTAENSNIILRVAQVLTVNMRLSVGQVTQQVEVSSTPELLETGSAEIGRYITAQEYKAWPIMVDDGQRQIQEFIFDSLPGTQGSTFAGTINGGQAYSHEILIDGIPVGRSDLSGGNNNEFSPSAEAIGEFKLQEGAMSAQYNGGQTAVANFTIKSGTNALHGSAFYYNQNEALGALDLQTKTAGGKKSKNRLNNYGYSLGGPVVIPKIYNGHDKTFFFTNFEHDSVNSLGARGFGTLAATEYRAGDFSGLLDPNWTGQSKPCATSGQQVCTIDPVTGAKTYAFDALGRPIIFGQIYDPRTTRTVNGQAVRDPFPGNIIDPSAFDPAAANIVNKVGIVNPQYDKMINNITRIGGSPFFDEHIIGIKIDHTINEKNRLSGYWNRSYRNRQNNGGTPFLPFPGPLTQSWQQQTTPGYMGRFSWTTTITPSLLNRAALGYNGFTNNNGALPSTVNNGCAATEGLQNLPDTMCPVFRFSGAEYQGGTIARMGVGFVDFSENGSEVLADDATWIKGAHTFKFGYQYSRYFYNDNSLSDAGSFTFTPRATDAPGFDASTGHAFASFLLGGANNASHGISGISSAFRQPYHELYFSDDWRATPRLSLNFGLRWGIIPSFFERTGRMSEVDLTAPNPGADNRKGALVFESRVNDTYYGLIGPRFGLAYQLSNKIVIRTGYAITNTPPIANGWGYSGFLNGFNGTNNVVGGTSPTGFVDDPAIYLGNPYPSFTGTLPNTDPTQLNYQSNVITTAKDANRPTYVQNWEFTVQYLLPKETVLEVAYVGNKGTRDWGGQSFESYTGLGWSEYDGLPSSLLSMGDILTEQVGAHPQFLPYASFPTNLTVAQAMRPYPQYFGVDENFPYNTNSNYHSLQITATKHLTKGLGFLAAYTWSKAIGYVDANGPGAYYATMQDYKNRSLERSVTAFNIPSDFKLTWVYQTPVGKGREFDLHWANPILGGWQLSAIQHYSSGSSVQVSEGNLLIPDGIAGGIRPDVTGQKLTLGGAASNVDVNNPTPYINPAAFSLVPQTGNGVPLRVGSAPRFLTNLRGPASPGETFRLEKKFPFTKREGTFFGLGMTMTNPFNRHNAYISSTDVTSSQFGGLLAGGGGRTVQLDGRIEF, from the coding sequence ATGCGTTCGCTACTGAAAGTATTGTGCTTGGTTCTGGTGCTTGCCTTCGGAGCAATGCAGCAAAAAGCATGGGCGCAGGGCGCTGTGGGCACGCTCAACGGTACCGTCATGGATCCATCGGGCGCGGTTGTGCCTGGCGCCACGGTCATTGCGACCAATACCGCCACTGGCGTGGCATCAAAAACCACCACCACCTCAGCGGGCGCTTACACCTTGCCCTACCTTCCCTACGGGACCTACTCGATTCGGGCGTCCGCCCCGGGCTTTCAAACCGCCGAAAACTCGAACATCATCCTGCGCGTTGCACAGGTCCTCACGGTGAACATGAGGCTTAGTGTGGGCCAAGTCACGCAGCAGGTGGAGGTCAGTTCCACGCCCGAACTCCTCGAAACGGGCTCGGCCGAAATTGGCCGCTACATTACGGCCCAGGAGTACAAGGCCTGGCCCATCATGGTTGATGACGGCCAGCGGCAGATTCAGGAATTCATCTTCGACAGTCTGCCCGGCACGCAAGGGAGCACCTTTGCGGGAACGATTAACGGCGGACAGGCATACTCTCACGAGATTTTGATTGACGGCATTCCGGTCGGCCGCTCCGATCTCTCCGGGGGCAACAACAACGAATTCAGCCCCTCCGCGGAAGCCATCGGCGAGTTCAAGCTGCAGGAAGGCGCCATGAGCGCCCAATATAACGGCGGACAGACTGCCGTGGCAAATTTCACCATCAAGTCCGGAACCAACGCCCTGCACGGATCTGCTTTCTATTACAACCAGAACGAAGCGCTGGGTGCGCTCGATCTCCAGACCAAGACGGCGGGTGGGAAGAAAAGCAAGAATCGCCTGAACAATTATGGTTATTCCTTGGGCGGGCCCGTGGTCATTCCCAAGATTTACAATGGCCACGACAAGACCTTCTTCTTTACGAATTTTGAACATGACTCAGTTAACAGTCTGGGAGCGCGGGGTTTCGGGACCCTGGCCGCGACGGAATATAGAGCAGGCGATTTTTCAGGCCTCCTGGATCCGAACTGGACGGGCCAGTCCAAGCCGTGCGCGACATCGGGCCAGCAAGTTTGTACCATTGATCCTGTCACTGGCGCCAAAACCTATGCCTTTGATGCATTGGGGCGGCCCATCATCTTTGGACAGATCTACGATCCCAGAACCACCAGGACGGTGAACGGCCAGGCAGTCCGCGATCCCTTCCCGGGCAACATTATCGATCCTTCAGCGTTTGACCCGGCGGCCGCGAACATTGTCAACAAGGTCGGCATCGTCAACCCGCAGTATGACAAAATGATTAACAACATCACCAGGATTGGCGGATCTCCGTTTTTCGATGAGCACATCATCGGCATCAAAATTGATCACACCATCAATGAGAAGAACCGCCTTTCCGGCTACTGGAACCGCAGCTACCGGAACCGGCAAAACAATGGCGGCACGCCGTTTCTGCCTTTTCCCGGTCCGCTCACCCAAAGTTGGCAGCAGCAAACCACGCCGGGATACATGGGCAGATTTTCATGGACTACCACTATTACGCCTTCCCTCCTGAACCGGGCCGCGCTGGGCTACAATGGGTTCACGAACAACAATGGCGCGCTCCCATCCACCGTGAATAATGGCTGCGCAGCGACGGAGGGACTCCAAAACCTGCCCGACACCATGTGCCCCGTCTTCAGATTTTCTGGCGCAGAATACCAGGGTGGGACAATTGCCCGTATGGGTGTTGGTTTCGTGGATTTCAGCGAAAACGGCAGCGAGGTCTTGGCGGACGATGCCACCTGGATCAAAGGCGCCCACACCTTCAAATTCGGGTACCAGTACTCCCGCTATTTTTATAACGACAACTCGCTCTCCGATGCCGGCAGCTTTACTTTCACCCCGCGAGCCACTGACGCACCGGGCTTCGACGCTTCCACCGGGCATGCATTTGCGAGCTTCTTGCTCGGTGGGGCCAATAACGCCAGCCACGGAATCTCCGGTATCAGTTCGGCGTTCCGTCAGCCTTACCATGAGCTCTATTTTTCCGATGACTGGAGAGCGACCCCGAGGCTGTCGCTCAATTTCGGCCTGAGGTGGGGAATTATTCCGTCGTTCTTCGAACGCACCGGCCGTATGTCCGAGGTTGATTTGACAGCCCCCAACCCGGGAGCGGACAACCGCAAGGGCGCGCTGGTGTTTGAAAGCCGAGTCAACGACACCTACTATGGATTGATCGGTCCGCGCTTCGGTCTTGCATACCAACTCAGCAACAAGATCGTAATTCGTACCGGTTACGCCATAACCAACACGCCGCCCATTGCCAACGGCTGGGGCTATTCGGGTTTCCTGAACGGATTCAATGGCACAAACAACGTGGTGGGGGGCACAAGCCCAACGGGATTCGTGGATGATCCCGCAATTTACCTGGGCAATCCGTACCCCAGTTTTACGGGCACGCTTCCCAACACGGACCCGACCCAGTTGAACTACCAAAGCAATGTAATAACCACCGCAAAAGACGCTAACCGCCCGACCTACGTGCAGAACTGGGAGTTCACGGTGCAATACCTGTTGCCCAAGGAGACGGTGCTGGAAGTGGCCTATGTCGGCAACAAAGGAACTCGGGACTGGGGGGGCCAGTCCTTTGAATCTTATACCGGACTTGGTTGGAGCGAATACGACGGCCTGCCCTCGAGCCTGCTTTCCATGGGGGATATCCTCACTGAACAGGTCGGCGCGCACCCGCAGTTCCTGCCGTATGCCAGCTTCCCCACCAACCTGACTGTGGCCCAGGCAATGAGACCCTATCCCCAGTACTTTGGGGTGGACGAGAATTTCCCCTACAATACCAACTCCAATTACCACTCCTTGCAAATAACAGCGACGAAACACCTGACCAAGGGGTTGGGCTTCCTGGCCGCTTACACCTGGTCCAAGGCGATTGGCTATGTGGATGCCAACGGCCCTGGGGCCTACTACGCGACCATGCAGGACTATAAAAACCGCTCGTTGGAGAGGTCTGTTACTGCGTTCAACATTCCCTCGGATTTCAAGTTGACCTGGGTGTACCAGACCCCGGTAGGTAAAGGCAGAGAGTTCGACTTGCACTGGGCCAACCCAATCCTAGGAGGGTGGCAGTTGTCGGCCATCCAACACTATTCCTCTGGAAGTTCGGTCCAGGTCTCAGAGGGTAATCTGTTGATTCCTGATGGGATCGCTGGCGGGATTCGGCCGGATGTGACGGGCCAGAAATTGACCCTTGGGGGCGCCGCAAGCAACGTCGACGTGAACAACCCGACGCCGTACATCAATCCGGCGGCATTCTCCCTTGTTCCGCAAACGGGAAATGGAGTGCCTTTGCGCGTGGGTTCAGCTCCCAGATTCCTTACGAACCTACGAGGCCCGGCTAGCCCGGGCGAAACCTTCCGCTTGGAAAAGAAGTTTCCATTCACCAAACGGGAGGGGACGTTCTTCGGCCTTGGCATGACCATGACCAATCCCTTCAACCGCCATAACGCCTACATCTCTTCCACCGATGTCACTTCCTCACAGTTTGGCGGGTTG